The genomic stretch GAATATtggatatatattaatttaaaaatagtctaaattaatataaatatattataagatgtttatagtattttattttaataattaatggattgAGAAATActattgagagttggagaggtcGGGAAATACTTGGGAGGGAAAATAAAGATTTGTTCTTGGGCTTCTTTAGGGTTGTTCTTGGGAACTCCAAAGGCCGAAGACTATTTTCTTGAAACTCATATGTAATCTCTTATAATAACTTTTCGAGTATAGTGAATTGAAGAGCTCATCTCTCCTCCAAAGTAGATCTTTTGATCGAACTTGGTAAACAAACTTTTTGCCATTTTTTCCTTATTCTAATATATTTTctgcttattaattattattgccGAAgaccatttattttaattgacaCGGTTTTTTGTCTCACATATCAAAGTGTTTATTAAAATTGAACCTTGTCGTTATTCACAACATGAATAATTTGCAGCAAGAATATTTTCTACTTTAAAAAATAGGAGACACTAATAAATGGATATGTATTTACATATCTTTTAAgaggaaaatatatatttttgttggtttttattATCTTATCCTAActaaatatcatttttaattatgatttatttttCAAAGTGTAATAGTTTCTTTTCTTTACAGTTGGAATGGTTGCTTTACTGAGCAGTGTTAAATTTGTGTTTGGAATACCATGTATAATTGTATTACTAGTCTACAGATGGCGCCTGAAACATTTATCCGTGTATGATAATGTTGAAGATTTTCTACATAGTGACAATAACATTACGCCTATAAGGTACTCTTATAAAGACATAAAAAATATGACAAAACAATTCAAGATAAAATTAGGCAATGGAGGTTATGGATCTGTTTTCAAAGGACAACTTCGAAGTGGTCGCCTTGTTGCGGTTAAATTATTGGACAAAGCCAAGACCAGTGGACAAGATTTTATCAATGAAGTTTCTACAATTGGTAGGATTCACCATGTTAATGTGGTAGAACTGATTGGTTTTTGTGTGGAGGGGTCAAAACGAGCTCTTATATATGAATTCATGCCAAATGGATCACTAGAAAAATACATATTTTCTACAACAAAAGAGAGTTATTCTTTGAGTTGCGAAAAATTGTATGCCATTTCTTTTGGAGTGGCTCGAGGCATTGAGTACTTACATAATGGATGCAATATGAAAATTCTCCACTTTGATATAAAGCCTCATAACATCCTTCTTGACGAGAATTTTAATCcaaaactttctgattttggacTAGCTAGACTTTGTCCAACAGATAAAAGCATTGTGACATTAACTGCAGTAAGAGGAACCATTGGATATATGGCACCTGAATTGTTCTATCGGAATGTTGGCACAATATCTTACAAAGTTGATGTCTATAGTTTTGGGATGTTGTTAATGGAGATGGCAAGTAGAAGAAAGAACTTGAATGCATTGGCGGATCAATCTAGCCAAATATATTTTCCTTTTTGGATTTATGATCAGTTACATGATGGAAGGGAAGTAACAATTGAGAATGACACAGATCAAGAGATGAAATTGACAAAGAAAATGATGGTTGTGGCTTTGTGGTGTATACAGACAAAACCTGAGGACCGTCCTTCGATGAATAAAGTGTTGGAGATGCttgaagaagaaggtgaagatATGCAAATTCCTAATAAGCCTTACTTTTGCCTACAGGATCAACCAGTTGCAGATGTTAAAGATGATGATATTGGCCGCTCATGGACTTCGTATGGTACAACAGTAAGTGATCCCAAGGAACCAACCTGATCTCCTTTTGTTTTCAAATCAATTACATGTTTATATGCATCTAGTTTGATGGTTCTAAGCATtggataaatatatattaaaggaATGTAATACCATATCTATGCAGGAATGTTCCAACTAATTAAGCATTTTGTCTTCTTGATTATT from Vicia villosa cultivar HV-30 ecotype Madison, WI linkage group LG4, Vvil1.0, whole genome shotgun sequence encodes the following:
- the LOC131595956 gene encoding rust resistance kinase Lr10-like codes for the protein MASSITLVMVAVLLILIFPPNKAYGSDEQQQLCSRRCGVHNISSPFRLKDSPENCGDTRYNLSCENNNQLILYDISYGRYYVQSINYNNFTIRLLDFNLVYSNYSLPPDYSLGLYNLSYTFPYLDYYQYKNGSYYTLAKSILFVSCPNHRMEYSYVGNCMNISSYSQYGNPFYVGAYSKSISELGLGDGCRIEFKYVTSWDLQDGNNNNTSCTDFRRMMLYGFELSWLNSLCKHGWFSHLDENSHVICHRVMYVLAGWVITPRSIMLLCVYTVGMVALLSSVKFVFGIPCIIVLLVYRWRLKHLSVYDNVEDFLHSDNNITPIRYSYKDIKNMTKQFKIKLGNGGYGSVFKGQLRSGRLVAVKLLDKAKTSGQDFINEVSTIGRIHHVNVVELIGFCVEGSKRALIYEFMPNGSLEKYIFSTTKESYSLSCEKLYAISFGVARGIEYLHNGCNMKILHFDIKPHNILLDENFNPKLSDFGLARLCPTDKSIVTLTAVRGTIGYMAPELFYRNVGTISYKVDVYSFGMLLMEMASRRKNLNALADQSSQIYFPFWIYDQLHDGREVTIENDTDQEMKLTKKMMVVALWCIQTKPEDRPSMNKVLEMLEEEGEDMQIPNKPYFCLQDQPVADVKDDDIGRSWTSYGTTVSDPKEPT